GTCATCACGACGACCAACACGAGTGTTTTCTACTTGGTAGTTCACACGGCGAACTGGCGTATAGATGGAATCAACAGGGAGAACACCGATCGGCATATCTTCCTTTTTATTTTCGTCTGCTTGAACATAGCCACGACCAGGTTTCACTGTTAAGCGAGCATGGAAAGTAGCTCCTTCAGAGACACTACAGATAACTAAATCTTTATTCAAGATCTCAACATCGCTGTCAACGATAATATCGCCAGCAGTTACTGTAGCAGGTCCTGTAATATCGATCTCAAGGGTTTTTTCTTCTTCTGCATAAAGCTTTAATGCTAAGCCTTTGATATTCAAAATGATTTGCGTTACGTCTTCTCTAACACCTTTAATGGTTGAGAATTCATGCAGCACACCATCGATTTGAATATTGGTAATAGCAGCTCCTGGTAAAGAAGATAATAAAATACGACGTAGAGAATTACCTAAAGTAGTCCCGTAACCTCTTTCCAGCGGTTCAACGACGAACTTGCCATAATCTCTATTTTCATCAATTTTTTCGATTCTTGGTTTTTCAAATTCAATCATTCTTATCTATACCCCTTTCAAAACGAAAAGTGTCTTGTTCAATGACGTTCTTGATTCAAACTCAGAATGAGTGGCACTCATTAAACACGACGGCGTTTTGGAGGGCGGCATCCATTATGAGGAACTGGAGTCACGTCACGAATTGCAGTCACTTCTAAACCTGTTGCTTGCAATGAACGAATCGCTGCTTCACGTCCAGAACCAGGTCCTTTAACTGTTACATCAACAGTTTTAAGTCCATGTTCTTGTGCTGCTTTAGTTGCAGCTTCTGCGGCCATTTGAGCTGCAAACGGTGTTGATTTTTTGCTTCCTTTAAAACCTAATGATCCTGCTGATGACCATGCTAACGCATTTCCATGAGTATCAGTAATCATTACAATTGTATTATTGAATGTAGAGTGGATATGTGCAATCCCAGATTCTATATTCTTTTTCACACGGCGTTTACGACTAACTTTTTTTGCTGCCATGAAGATCTAACCTCCTTCACTTAGGAATTATTTTTTCTTGCCTGCTACAGTACGAGCTGGGCCTTTACGAGTACGTGCATTATTTTTCGTGTTTTGTCCACGAGTTGGTAATCCACGACGATGACGAATTCCACGGTAAGAACCGATTTCCATCAAACGTTTGATGTTCAAGTTCACTTCACGACGAAGATCCCCTTCAACTTTTAACTTATCAATTTCCGCACGGATCGCATCTGTTTGTTCGTTTGTTAAGTCACGAACGCGAATATCTTCAGATACGCCAACGTTTGCTAATACTTGTTTAGCTGTAGTGTTTCCAATACCATAAATATAAGTAAGAGAAATTACTACACGTTTATCACGAGGGATGTCTACTCCTGCAATACGAGCCATTCTACGTTACACCTCCTATTATCCTTGACGTTGTTTATGTTTTGGATTTGCTGGGCAAATGACCATAACACGTCCTTTACGGCGAATTACTTTACAATGTTCACACATTGGTTTTACTGATGGTCTTACTTTCATGATAATACCTCCCTGAATTTTACG
This sequence is a window from Enterococcus wangshanyuanii. Protein-coding genes within it:
- a CDS encoding DNA-directed RNA polymerase subunit alpha; its protein translation is MIEFEKPRIEKIDENRDYGKFVVEPLERGYGTTLGNSLRRILLSSLPGAAITNIQIDGVLHEFSTIKGVREDVTQIILNIKGLALKLYAEEEKTLEIDITGPATVTAGDIIVDSDVEILNKDLVICSVSEGATFHARLTVKPGRGYVQADENKKEDMPIGVLPVDSIYTPVRRVNYQVENTRVGRRDDFDKLTMEIWTDGSIIPQEALSLAAKIMTEHLDIFVNLTDEAKNAEIMVEKEETQKEKMLEMTIEELDLSVRSYNCLKRAGINTVQELTNKSEPEMIKVRNLGRKSLEEVKLKLHDLGLGLRKDD
- the rpsK gene encoding 30S ribosomal protein S11, which translates into the protein MAAKKVSRKRRVKKNIESGIAHIHSTFNNTIVMITDTHGNALAWSSAGSLGFKGSKKSTPFAAQMAAEAATKAAQEHGLKTVDVTVKGPGSGREAAIRSLQATGLEVTAIRDVTPVPHNGCRPPKRRRV
- the rpsM gene encoding 30S ribosomal protein S13; protein product: MARIAGVDIPRDKRVVISLTYIYGIGNTTAKQVLANVGVSEDIRVRDLTNEQTDAIRAEIDKLKVEGDLRREVNLNIKRLMEIGSYRGIRHRRGLPTRGQNTKNNARTRKGPARTVAGKKK
- the rpmJ gene encoding 50S ribosomal protein L36, with product MKVRPSVKPMCEHCKVIRRKGRVMVICPANPKHKQRQG